A genomic window from Cyprinus carpio isolate SPL01 chromosome A2, ASM1834038v1, whole genome shotgun sequence includes:
- the LOC109069652 gene encoding interleukin-6 receptor subunit beta-like isoform X6, which produces MSAFGRARNSETDHHITAESDPLPTLCHQHLRTLKGCKYWKEIISLLLQLHPAQQQTVFKSEMSQMKLPKTGLVLWMCVMNRVLDTAAAASAASAALSITQCVIMQYTSITCYWETTDHHLNISSYTLQINKTSCESKHSFIPVGSCNTSGSDCSVQAIKSALHCFCADVLASTHTGSIRSPLYFFSGVNAVKLPPPQIKDLRPSARRSGCLQVIWRMAESFPKNEKVYILLQMEYTTHNQTRSQTIQAFSNETLELCDLHPGSKYTVRLRAQDSRAHAHWSSWNSTDTTTAEKAPSAAPRLWRLIQPAEEAGKRRLTLLWKPVSWPEVNGVVLSYSASCHSNLGSSQWTCGAVNASRRSCVLTVSDDTCHCSLTATNSAGTSPPAHISIPAHTHAEELPPAQILSVTPLDNTQIKVEWTAALNQSESGFVVQWTSVPYIKPTSLHWEHMNENARSFILTGLLPEVPYKLSVVSLYGQQTGSGMSVIAFTREGVPSVGPDMTVLKTSSSGVVLKWDPVPLEKLHGFIQNYTVLYSINGKDKSVKVDAHVEQITLSELTEGTYKICVMAHTAVGGATGPCQMVLVGLDDVQVIPILLCALLLCFLILIIPVCLRVRIKQCLCPTVPDPSKSSLSVWSKTKLCQRELLCLESESESHNICQVW; this is translated from the exons ATGTCCGCATTTGGAAGAGCGCGTAACAGCGAAACAGATCATCACATCACAGCAGAATCAGATCCTCTGCCGACACTATGTCATCAGCATCTCCGGACACTTAAAGGCTGTAAATATTGGAAAGAAATCATCTCTCTGCTTCTTCAACTTCATCCAGCACAG CAGCAGACAGTCTTCAAGTCAGAAATGAGCCAAATGAAGCTGCCCAAAACTGGACTCGTCCTCTGGATGTGTGTAATGAACAGGGTCCTGGACACAG cagcagcagcatcagcagcatcagcagcacTGTCAATCACCCAATGTGTGATCATGCAGTACACCAGCATCACCTGCTACTGGGAAACAACCGACCACCACCTGAACATCAGCAGCTACACACTTCAGATTAACAA AACCTCTTGTGAAAGTAAACACAGCTTCATCCCAGTGGGTTCCTGTAATACCAGTGGCTCTGACTGCTCCGTTCAGGCCATCAAATCAGCATTACACTGTTTCTGTGCAGATGTGCTGGCGTCCACACACACTGGATCCATACGCTCACCGCTGTACTTCTTCAGTGGGGTCAATGCAG TGAAACTTCCTCCTCCACAGATAAAAGATCTCAGGCCATCAGCGAGAAGGTCTGGGTGTTTGCAGGTGATCTGGAGAATGGCTGAGAGCTTTCCCAAGAATGAGAAAGTCTACATACTGCTCCAAATGGAGTACACGACACACAACCAG ACCCGATCCCAGACTATACAAGCGTTTTCCAATGAGACATTGGAGCTGTGTGACCTTCACCCAGGATCCAAGTATACAGTGAGACTGAGGGCTCAGGACAGTCGAGCACACGCTCACTGGAGCTCGTGGAACTCTACAGACACAACCACAGCGGAGAAAG CACCGTCTGCAGCTCCTCGGCTCTGGAGACTCATCCAACCTGCAGAAGAAGCTGGAAAGAGACGCCTCACCCTGCTCTGGAAG CCTGTGTCCTGGCCTGAGGTCAATGGTGTTGTGCTCAGTTACTCTGCGTCCTGTCACAGTAATCTGGGTTCATCACAGTGGACCTGCGGCGCTGTAAACGCATCCAGACGCTCCTGCGTCCTCACTGTCTCTGACGATACCTGTCACTGCAGCCTGACGGCAACAAACTCTGCCGGGACGTCACCTCCAGCTCACATCTCCATACCTGCACATACACATGCAG AAGAACTCCCACCTGCTCAGATTTTAAGCGTCACCCCATTGGACAACACTCAGATAAAGGTGGAATGGACAGCTGCACTGAACCAATCAGAGAGCGGCTTTGTGGTGCAATGGACTTCTGTGCCTTACATTAAACCAACTAGTCTGCACTGGGAAcatatgaatgaaaatgcaagaaGTTTTATTCTCACAG gtcttCTGCCAGAAGTCCCATATAAACTGTCGGTCGTGAGTCTGTATGGGCAACAGACAGGAAGTGGCATGTCAGTCATTGCTTTCACACGGGAAGGAG TGCCCTCTGTCGGCCCAGATATGACAGTGCTGAAGACGAGCAGCAGCGGTGTTGTTCTGAAATGGGACCCTGTTCCTTTAGAGAAACTTCATGGCTTCATCCAGAACTATACTGTACTATACAGCATAAATGGCAAAGACAAAA GTGTGAAGGTAGACGCTCATGTTGAACAGATAACTCTTAGTGAACTGACAGAAGGAACCTATAAAATCTGCGTAATGGCTCATACTGCAGTAGGGGGCGCCACTGGGCCCTGTCAGATGGTGCTTGTGG GGCTTGATGATGTTCAAGTGATTCCCATACTGCTGTGTGCACTTCTGCTGTGCTTTCTGATTCTGATCATCCCAGTTTGCTTGAGGGTGAG gATCAAACAGTGTCTGTGCCCGACTGTACCAGACCCTTCAAAAAGCAGCCTGTCCGTCTGGTCCAAAACTAAACTGTGTCAG AGGGAGTTGTTATGTctggaaagtgaaagtgaaagtcacaacatttgccaagtatggtaa
- the LOC109069652 gene encoding interleukin-6 receptor subunit beta-like isoform X4: MSAFGRARNSETDHHITAESDPLPTLCHQHLRTLKGCKYWKEIISLLLQLHPAQQQTVFKSEMSQMKLPKTGLVLWMCVMNRVLDTAAASAASAALSITQCVIMQYTSITCYWETTDHHLNISSYTLQINKTSCESKHSFIPVGSCNTSGSDCSVQAIKSALHCFCADVLASTHTGSIRSPLYFFSGVNAVKLPPPQIKDLRPSARRSGCLQVIWRMAESFPKNEKVYILLQMEYTTHNQTRSQTIQAFSNETLELCDLHPGSKYTVRLRAQDSRAHAHWSSWNSTDTTTAEKAPSAAPRLWRLIQPAEEAGKRRLTLLWKPVSWPEVNGVVLSYSASCHSNLGSSQWTCGAVNASRRSCVLTVSDDTCHCSLTATNSAGTSPPAHISIPAHTHAEELPPAQILSVTPLDNTQIKVEWTAALNQSESGFVVQWTSVPYIKPTSLHWEHMNENARSFILTGLLPEVPYKLSVVSLYGQQTGSGMSVIAFTREGVPSVGPDMTVLKTSSSGVVLKWDPVPLEKLHGFIQNYTVLYSINGKDKSVKVDAHVEQITLSELTEGTYKICVMAHTAVGGATGPCQMVLVGLDDVQVIPILLCALLLCFLILIIPVCLRVRIKQCLCPTVPDPSKSSLSVWSKTKLCQHKLPSSSTMSSIISVGQTTIYQDCGEIDYVPVQVLTYHTPHASNEPEAMTYNSTAVTHQDSKLTPAQAFPTHFLIQSYTKPDQVIPAGYKEDPQPSSDDLLFESLFSCKSNQADLCGYIHVSQSYAPVIMTVNAYRTLDPEVLPEDTSTTMVHCSVNNES, encoded by the exons ATGTCCGCATTTGGAAGAGCGCGTAACAGCGAAACAGATCATCACATCACAGCAGAATCAGATCCTCTGCCGACACTATGTCATCAGCATCTCCGGACACTTAAAGGCTGTAAATATTGGAAAGAAATCATCTCTCTGCTTCTTCAACTTCATCCAGCACAG CAGCAGACAGTCTTCAAGTCAGAAATGAGCCAAATGAAGCTGCCCAAAACTGGACTCGTCCTCTGGATGTGTGTAATGAACAGGGTCCTGGACACAG cagcagcatcagcagcatcagcagcacTGTCAATCACCCAATGTGTGATCATGCAGTACACCAGCATCACCTGCTACTGGGAAACAACCGACCACCACCTGAACATCAGCAGCTACACACTTCAGATTAACAA AACCTCTTGTGAAAGTAAACACAGCTTCATCCCAGTGGGTTCCTGTAATACCAGTGGCTCTGACTGCTCCGTTCAGGCCATCAAATCAGCATTACACTGTTTCTGTGCAGATGTGCTGGCGTCCACACACACTGGATCCATACGCTCACCGCTGTACTTCTTCAGTGGGGTCAATGCAG TGAAACTTCCTCCTCCACAGATAAAAGATCTCAGGCCATCAGCGAGAAGGTCTGGGTGTTTGCAGGTGATCTGGAGAATGGCTGAGAGCTTTCCCAAGAATGAGAAAGTCTACATACTGCTCCAAATGGAGTACACGACACACAACCAG ACCCGATCCCAGACTATACAAGCGTTTTCCAATGAGACATTGGAGCTGTGTGACCTTCACCCAGGATCCAAGTATACAGTGAGACTGAGGGCTCAGGACAGTCGAGCACACGCTCACTGGAGCTCGTGGAACTCTACAGACACAACCACAGCGGAGAAAG CACCGTCTGCAGCTCCTCGGCTCTGGAGACTCATCCAACCTGCAGAAGAAGCTGGAAAGAGACGCCTCACCCTGCTCTGGAAG CCTGTGTCCTGGCCTGAGGTCAATGGTGTTGTGCTCAGTTACTCTGCGTCCTGTCACAGTAATCTGGGTTCATCACAGTGGACCTGCGGCGCTGTAAACGCATCCAGACGCTCCTGCGTCCTCACTGTCTCTGACGATACCTGTCACTGCAGCCTGACGGCAACAAACTCTGCCGGGACGTCACCTCCAGCTCACATCTCCATACCTGCACATACACATGCAG AAGAACTCCCACCTGCTCAGATTTTAAGCGTCACCCCATTGGACAACACTCAGATAAAGGTGGAATGGACAGCTGCACTGAACCAATCAGAGAGCGGCTTTGTGGTGCAATGGACTTCTGTGCCTTACATTAAACCAACTAGTCTGCACTGGGAAcatatgaatgaaaatgcaagaaGTTTTATTCTCACAG gtcttCTGCCAGAAGTCCCATATAAACTGTCGGTCGTGAGTCTGTATGGGCAACAGACAGGAAGTGGCATGTCAGTCATTGCTTTCACACGGGAAGGAG TGCCCTCTGTCGGCCCAGATATGACAGTGCTGAAGACGAGCAGCAGCGGTGTTGTTCTGAAATGGGACCCTGTTCCTTTAGAGAAACTTCATGGCTTCATCCAGAACTATACTGTACTATACAGCATAAATGGCAAAGACAAAA GTGTGAAGGTAGACGCTCATGTTGAACAGATAACTCTTAGTGAACTGACAGAAGGAACCTATAAAATCTGCGTAATGGCTCATACTGCAGTAGGGGGCGCCACTGGGCCCTGTCAGATGGTGCTTGTGG GGCTTGATGATGTTCAAGTGATTCCCATACTGCTGTGTGCACTTCTGCTGTGCTTTCTGATTCTGATCATCCCAGTTTGCTTGAGGGTGAG gATCAAACAGTGTCTGTGCCCGACTGTACCAGACCCTTCAAAAAGCAGCCTGTCCGTCTGGTCCAAAACTAAACTGTGTCAG CATAAGCTACCATCCTCGTCCACCATGAGCTCCATCATCTCTGTGGGTCAGACTACAATCTATCAGGATTGTGGTGAGATAGACTATGTCCCTGTCCAGGTGCTCACCTACCACACTCCTCATGCCAGCAATGAGCCTGAAGCCATGACCTACAACAGCACTGCTGTAACACACCAGGACTCCAAACTCACACCAGCTCAAGCTTTCCCCACACATTTCCTCATCCAGAGCTACACCAAACCAGACCAAGTCATTCCTGCTGGATATAAAGAAGATCCCCAGCCCTCGTCTGACGATCTCTTGTTTGAGTCCCTCTTCTCCTGCAAAAGTAATCAAGCTGATTTATGCGGCTACATCCACGTGTCCCAGAGCTATGCGCCGGTCATTATGACCGTAAATGCATACAGGACTCTTGACCCGGAGGTTTTACCGGAGGACACCAGCACCACTATGGTTCATTGCAGCGTAAATAACGAGTCATAA
- the LOC109069652 gene encoding interleukin-6 receptor subunit beta-like isoform X1, whose product MSAFGRARNSETDHHITAESDPLPTLCHQHLRTLKGCKYWKEIISLLLQLHPAQQQTVFKSEMSQMKLPKTGLVLWMCVMNRVLDTAAAASAASAALSITQCVIMQYTSITCYWETTDHHLNISSYTLQINKTSCESKHSFIPVGSCNTSGSDCSVQAIKSALHCFCADVLASTHTGSIRSPLYFFSGVNAVKLPPPQIKDLRPSARRSGCLQVIWRMAESFPKNEKVYILLQMEYTTHNQTRSQTIQAFSNETLELCDLHPGSKYTVRLRAQDSRAHAHWSSWNSTDTTTAEKAPSAAPRLWRLIQPAEEAGKRRLTLLWKPVSWPEVNGVVLSYSASCHSNLGSSQWTCGAVNASRRSCVLTVSDDTCHCSLTATNSAGTSPPAHISIPAHTHAEELPPAQILSVTPLDNTQIKVEWTAALNQSESGFVVQWTSVPYIKPTSLHWEHMNENARSFILTGLLPEVPYKLSVVSLYGQQTGSGMSVIAFTREGVPSVGPDMTVLKTSSSGVVLKWDPVPLEKLHGFIQNYTVLYSINGKDKSVKVDAHVEQITLSELTEGTYKICVMAHTAVGGATGPCQMVLVGLDDVQVIPILLCALLLCFLILIIPVCLRVRIKQCLCPTVPDPSKSSLSVWSKTKLCQHKLPSSSTMSSIISVGQTTIYQDCGEIDYVPVQVLTYHTPHASNEPEAMTYNSTAVTHQDSKLTPAQAFPTHFLIQSYTKPDQVIPAGYKEDPQPSSDDLLFESLFSCKSNQADLCGYIHVSQSYAPVIMTVNAYRTLDPEVLPEDTSTTMVHCSVNNES is encoded by the exons ATGTCCGCATTTGGAAGAGCGCGTAACAGCGAAACAGATCATCACATCACAGCAGAATCAGATCCTCTGCCGACACTATGTCATCAGCATCTCCGGACACTTAAAGGCTGTAAATATTGGAAAGAAATCATCTCTCTGCTTCTTCAACTTCATCCAGCACAG CAGCAGACAGTCTTCAAGTCAGAAATGAGCCAAATGAAGCTGCCCAAAACTGGACTCGTCCTCTGGATGTGTGTAATGAACAGGGTCCTGGACACAG cagcagcagcatcagcagcatcagcagcacTGTCAATCACCCAATGTGTGATCATGCAGTACACCAGCATCACCTGCTACTGGGAAACAACCGACCACCACCTGAACATCAGCAGCTACACACTTCAGATTAACAA AACCTCTTGTGAAAGTAAACACAGCTTCATCCCAGTGGGTTCCTGTAATACCAGTGGCTCTGACTGCTCCGTTCAGGCCATCAAATCAGCATTACACTGTTTCTGTGCAGATGTGCTGGCGTCCACACACACTGGATCCATACGCTCACCGCTGTACTTCTTCAGTGGGGTCAATGCAG TGAAACTTCCTCCTCCACAGATAAAAGATCTCAGGCCATCAGCGAGAAGGTCTGGGTGTTTGCAGGTGATCTGGAGAATGGCTGAGAGCTTTCCCAAGAATGAGAAAGTCTACATACTGCTCCAAATGGAGTACACGACACACAACCAG ACCCGATCCCAGACTATACAAGCGTTTTCCAATGAGACATTGGAGCTGTGTGACCTTCACCCAGGATCCAAGTATACAGTGAGACTGAGGGCTCAGGACAGTCGAGCACACGCTCACTGGAGCTCGTGGAACTCTACAGACACAACCACAGCGGAGAAAG CACCGTCTGCAGCTCCTCGGCTCTGGAGACTCATCCAACCTGCAGAAGAAGCTGGAAAGAGACGCCTCACCCTGCTCTGGAAG CCTGTGTCCTGGCCTGAGGTCAATGGTGTTGTGCTCAGTTACTCTGCGTCCTGTCACAGTAATCTGGGTTCATCACAGTGGACCTGCGGCGCTGTAAACGCATCCAGACGCTCCTGCGTCCTCACTGTCTCTGACGATACCTGTCACTGCAGCCTGACGGCAACAAACTCTGCCGGGACGTCACCTCCAGCTCACATCTCCATACCTGCACATACACATGCAG AAGAACTCCCACCTGCTCAGATTTTAAGCGTCACCCCATTGGACAACACTCAGATAAAGGTGGAATGGACAGCTGCACTGAACCAATCAGAGAGCGGCTTTGTGGTGCAATGGACTTCTGTGCCTTACATTAAACCAACTAGTCTGCACTGGGAAcatatgaatgaaaatgcaagaaGTTTTATTCTCACAG gtcttCTGCCAGAAGTCCCATATAAACTGTCGGTCGTGAGTCTGTATGGGCAACAGACAGGAAGTGGCATGTCAGTCATTGCTTTCACACGGGAAGGAG TGCCCTCTGTCGGCCCAGATATGACAGTGCTGAAGACGAGCAGCAGCGGTGTTGTTCTGAAATGGGACCCTGTTCCTTTAGAGAAACTTCATGGCTTCATCCAGAACTATACTGTACTATACAGCATAAATGGCAAAGACAAAA GTGTGAAGGTAGACGCTCATGTTGAACAGATAACTCTTAGTGAACTGACAGAAGGAACCTATAAAATCTGCGTAATGGCTCATACTGCAGTAGGGGGCGCCACTGGGCCCTGTCAGATGGTGCTTGTGG GGCTTGATGATGTTCAAGTGATTCCCATACTGCTGTGTGCACTTCTGCTGTGCTTTCTGATTCTGATCATCCCAGTTTGCTTGAGGGTGAG gATCAAACAGTGTCTGTGCCCGACTGTACCAGACCCTTCAAAAAGCAGCCTGTCCGTCTGGTCCAAAACTAAACTGTGTCAG CATAAGCTACCATCCTCGTCCACCATGAGCTCCATCATCTCTGTGGGTCAGACTACAATCTATCAGGATTGTGGTGAGATAGACTATGTCCCTGTCCAGGTGCTCACCTACCACACTCCTCATGCCAGCAATGAGCCTGAAGCCATGACCTACAACAGCACTGCTGTAACACACCAGGACTCCAAACTCACACCAGCTCAAGCTTTCCCCACACATTTCCTCATCCAGAGCTACACCAAACCAGACCAAGTCATTCCTGCTGGATATAAAGAAGATCCCCAGCCCTCGTCTGACGATCTCTTGTTTGAGTCCCTCTTCTCCTGCAAAAGTAATCAAGCTGATTTATGCGGCTACATCCACGTGTCCCAGAGCTATGCGCCGGTCATTATGACCGTAAATGCATACAGGACTCTTGACCCGGAGGTTTTACCGGAGGACACCAGCACCACTATGGTTCATTGCAGCGTAAATAACGAGTCATAA
- the LOC109069652 gene encoding interleukin-6 receptor subunit beta-like isoform X3, whose translation MSAFGRARNSETDHHITAESDPLPTLCHQHLRTLKGCKYWKEIISLLLQLHPAQQQTVFKSEMSQMKLPKTGLVLWMCVMNRVLDTAAAASAASAALSITQCVIMQYTSITCYWETTDHHLNISSYTLQINKTSCESKHSFIPVGSCNTSGSDCSVQAIKSALHCFCADVLASTHTGSIRSPLYFFSGVNAVKLPPPQIKDLRPSARRSGCLQVIWRMAESFPKNEKVYILLQMEYTTHNQTRSQTIQAFSNETLELCDLHPGSKYTVRLRAQDSRAHAHWSSWNSTDTTTAEKAPSAAPRLWRLIQPAEEAGKRRLTLLWKPVSWPEVNGVVLSYSASCHSNLGSSQWTCGAVNASRRSCVLTVSDDTCHCSLTATNSAGTSPPAHISIPAHTHAELPPAQILSVTPLDNTQIKVEWTAALNQSESGFVVQWTSVPYIKPTSLHWEHMNENARSFILTGLLPEVPYKLSVVSLYGQQTGSGMSVIAFTREGVPSVGPDMTVLKTSSSGVVLKWDPVPLEKLHGFIQNYTVLYSINGKDKSVKVDAHVEQITLSELTEGTYKICVMAHTAVGGATGPCQMVLVGLDDVQVIPILLCALLLCFLILIIPVCLRVRIKQCLCPTVPDPSKSSLSVWSKTKLCQHKLPSSSTMSSIISVGQTTIYQDCGEIDYVPVQVLTYHTPHASNEPEAMTYNSTAVTHQDSKLTPAQAFPTHFLIQSYTKPDQVIPAGYKEDPQPSSDDLLFESLFSCKSNQADLCGYIHVSQSYAPVIMTVNAYRTLDPEVLPEDTSTTMVHCSVNNES comes from the exons ATGTCCGCATTTGGAAGAGCGCGTAACAGCGAAACAGATCATCACATCACAGCAGAATCAGATCCTCTGCCGACACTATGTCATCAGCATCTCCGGACACTTAAAGGCTGTAAATATTGGAAAGAAATCATCTCTCTGCTTCTTCAACTTCATCCAGCACAG CAGCAGACAGTCTTCAAGTCAGAAATGAGCCAAATGAAGCTGCCCAAAACTGGACTCGTCCTCTGGATGTGTGTAATGAACAGGGTCCTGGACACAG cagcagcagcatcagcagcatcagcagcacTGTCAATCACCCAATGTGTGATCATGCAGTACACCAGCATCACCTGCTACTGGGAAACAACCGACCACCACCTGAACATCAGCAGCTACACACTTCAGATTAACAA AACCTCTTGTGAAAGTAAACACAGCTTCATCCCAGTGGGTTCCTGTAATACCAGTGGCTCTGACTGCTCCGTTCAGGCCATCAAATCAGCATTACACTGTTTCTGTGCAGATGTGCTGGCGTCCACACACACTGGATCCATACGCTCACCGCTGTACTTCTTCAGTGGGGTCAATGCAG TGAAACTTCCTCCTCCACAGATAAAAGATCTCAGGCCATCAGCGAGAAGGTCTGGGTGTTTGCAGGTGATCTGGAGAATGGCTGAGAGCTTTCCCAAGAATGAGAAAGTCTACATACTGCTCCAAATGGAGTACACGACACACAACCAG ACCCGATCCCAGACTATACAAGCGTTTTCCAATGAGACATTGGAGCTGTGTGACCTTCACCCAGGATCCAAGTATACAGTGAGACTGAGGGCTCAGGACAGTCGAGCACACGCTCACTGGAGCTCGTGGAACTCTACAGACACAACCACAGCGGAGAAAG CACCGTCTGCAGCTCCTCGGCTCTGGAGACTCATCCAACCTGCAGAAGAAGCTGGAAAGAGACGCCTCACCCTGCTCTGGAAG CCTGTGTCCTGGCCTGAGGTCAATGGTGTTGTGCTCAGTTACTCTGCGTCCTGTCACAGTAATCTGGGTTCATCACAGTGGACCTGCGGCGCTGTAAACGCATCCAGACGCTCCTGCGTCCTCACTGTCTCTGACGATACCTGTCACTGCAGCCTGACGGCAACAAACTCTGCCGGGACGTCACCTCCAGCTCACATCTCCATACCTGCACATACACATGCAG AACTCCCACCTGCTCAGATTTTAAGCGTCACCCCATTGGACAACACTCAGATAAAGGTGGAATGGACAGCTGCACTGAACCAATCAGAGAGCGGCTTTGTGGTGCAATGGACTTCTGTGCCTTACATTAAACCAACTAGTCTGCACTGGGAAcatatgaatgaaaatgcaagaaGTTTTATTCTCACAG gtcttCTGCCAGAAGTCCCATATAAACTGTCGGTCGTGAGTCTGTATGGGCAACAGACAGGAAGTGGCATGTCAGTCATTGCTTTCACACGGGAAGGAG TGCCCTCTGTCGGCCCAGATATGACAGTGCTGAAGACGAGCAGCAGCGGTGTTGTTCTGAAATGGGACCCTGTTCCTTTAGAGAAACTTCATGGCTTCATCCAGAACTATACTGTACTATACAGCATAAATGGCAAAGACAAAA GTGTGAAGGTAGACGCTCATGTTGAACAGATAACTCTTAGTGAACTGACAGAAGGAACCTATAAAATCTGCGTAATGGCTCATACTGCAGTAGGGGGCGCCACTGGGCCCTGTCAGATGGTGCTTGTGG GGCTTGATGATGTTCAAGTGATTCCCATACTGCTGTGTGCACTTCTGCTGTGCTTTCTGATTCTGATCATCCCAGTTTGCTTGAGGGTGAG gATCAAACAGTGTCTGTGCCCGACTGTACCAGACCCTTCAAAAAGCAGCCTGTCCGTCTGGTCCAAAACTAAACTGTGTCAG CATAAGCTACCATCCTCGTCCACCATGAGCTCCATCATCTCTGTGGGTCAGACTACAATCTATCAGGATTGTGGTGAGATAGACTATGTCCCTGTCCAGGTGCTCACCTACCACACTCCTCATGCCAGCAATGAGCCTGAAGCCATGACCTACAACAGCACTGCTGTAACACACCAGGACTCCAAACTCACACCAGCTCAAGCTTTCCCCACACATTTCCTCATCCAGAGCTACACCAAACCAGACCAAGTCATTCCTGCTGGATATAAAGAAGATCCCCAGCCCTCGTCTGACGATCTCTTGTTTGAGTCCCTCTTCTCCTGCAAAAGTAATCAAGCTGATTTATGCGGCTACATCCACGTGTCCCAGAGCTATGCGCCGGTCATTATGACCGTAAATGCATACAGGACTCTTGACCCGGAGGTTTTACCGGAGGACACCAGCACCACTATGGTTCATTGCAGCGTAAATAACGAGTCATAA